A region of uncultured Fusobacterium sp. DNA encodes the following proteins:
- the yqeB gene encoding selenium-dependent molybdenum cofactor biosynthesis protein YqeB, with protein MSDIIIVRGGGDIATGSIQKLFRAGFKVLVLEIEKPSAIRREVAFCEAIYDGEKTIEGITAKLCNTLDEIQACWKENKIPLKIDLNGDIIKELKPLAVVDAILAKKNCGTTRDMAPITIGLGPGFEAGKDVDIVIETMRGHNLGKLILQGKPMENTGIPGLIKGVGKERVIYSPCAGKVKNINKIGDIVEKDQVIAKVNDCDVKATISGVLRGLIKDGYEVPERFKMADIDPREEEQQNCFTISDKARAIGGAVLEAVLYLKNQRNL; from the coding sequence ATGAGTGATATTATAATTGTTAGAGGTGGAGGAGATATTGCTACTGGTAGTATACAAAAATTATTTAGAGCTGGCTTTAAAGTTTTAGTTTTAGAAATAGAAAAACCATCTGCAATAAGAAGAGAGGTAGCTTTTTGTGAAGCTATTTATGATGGAGAGAAGACAATTGAAGGAATAACAGCAAAACTTTGTAATACTCTTGACGAGATTCAAGCTTGTTGGAAAGAAAATAAAATTCCACTAAAAATCGACTTAAATGGAGATATTATAAAAGAACTTAAACCGTTAGCTGTAGTTGATGCTATATTGGCTAAAAAAAATTGTGGTACAACTAGGGATATGGCTCCTATTACTATTGGTTTAGGTCCAGGTTTTGAAGCTGGTAAAGATGTAGATATAGTTATCGAAACTATGAGAGGACACAATTTAGGAAAATTAATACTTCAAGGAAAACCTATGGAAAATACAGGTATTCCTGGATTAATAAAAGGAGTAGGAAAAGAGAGAGTAATTTATAGTCCTTGTGCTGGAAAGGTTAAAAATATAAATAAAATAGGGGATATAGTTGAAAAAGATCAAGTTATTGCTAAAGTTAATGATTGTGATGTAAAAGCAACTATAAGTGGAGTATTGAGAGGACTAATAAAAGATGGGTACGAAGTTCCTGAGAGATTTAAGATGGCAGATATAGATCCAAGAGAGGAAGAACAACAAAACTGTTTCACTATTTCAGATAAGGCAAGAGCTATTGGTGGTGCTGTTTTAGAAGCTGTCTTATACTTAAAAAATCAGAGAAATCTATAG